In Lemur catta isolate mLemCat1 chromosome 1, mLemCat1.pri, whole genome shotgun sequence, one DNA window encodes the following:
- the SON gene encoding protein SON isoform X4 gives MATNIEQIFRSFVVSKFREIQQELSSGRNEGQLNGETNTPIEGNPAGDAAASARSLPNEEIVQKIEEVLSGVLDTELRYKPDLKEASRKSRCVSVQTDPTDEIPTKKSKKHKKHKNKKKKKKKEKEKKYKRQPEESESKPKSHHDGNIDLESDSFLKFDSEPSAMALEHTTRAFVLSETSESPAIVLESPIVSMEVSEPHIVETLKPDAQTAELSVASTSVITEQSVTVMLEPSMTKILDSFAAAPVPTPTVVLKSSEPVVTMSEYQMKSVLKSLEGTSPEPSKIMLVEPPVVKVLEPSETLVVSSETPSEVYPEPSTSTTMDFPESSATEAQRLPEQPEEVPSEIADSSMTRPQELMELPKTTALELPESSVASAMELPGPPATSMPELQGPSVTPVLELPGPSATPVPELPGPLSTPVPELPGPPATAVPELLGPSVTPVQQLSQELPGLPAPSMGLEPPQEVPEPPVMAQELPGLPVVTAAVELPEQPAVTVAMELTEQPVTTTELEQPVGMTTVEHPGHPEVTTATGLLGQSEATMVLELPGQPVATTALELPGQPSVTGVPELPGLPSATRALELSGQPVATGALELPGQLMATGALEFSGQSGAAGALELLGQPLATGVLELPGQPGAPELPGQPVATVALEISVQSVVTTSELSTMTVSQSLEVPSTTALESYNTVAQELPTTLVGETSVTVGVDPLMAQESHMLASNTMETHMLASNTLDSQMLASNTMDSQMLASNTMDSQMLASSTMDSQMLATSTMDSQMLATSSMDSQMLATSTMDSQMLATSSMDSQMLATSSMDSQMLATSSMDSQMLATSSMDSQMLATSSMDSQMLATSTMDSQMLATSTMDSQMLASGTMDSQMLASGTMDAQMLASGTMDAQMLASSTQDSSMLGSKSPDPYRLAQDPYRLAQDPYRLGHDPYRLGHDAYRLGQDPYRLGHDPYRLTPDPYRMSPRPYRIAPRSYRIAPRPYRLAPRPLMLASRRSMMMSYAAERSMMSSYERSMMSYERSMMSPMAERSMMSAYERSMMSAYERSMMSPMAERSMMSAYERSMMSAYERSMMSPMADRSMMSMGADRSMMSSYSAADRSMMSSYSAADRSMMSSYTADRSMMSMAADSYTDSYTDTYTEAYMVPPLPPEEPPTMPPLPPEEPPMTPPLPPEEPPEGPGLPTEQSELTAENTWPTEVPSLPPEESVLQAEPPVSQSEISESSAVPANYSLSASDPSVLAASEAAVTVPEPLLEPESSVMSTPVESTVVAEEHEIIPERPVTCVVSETPIMSAEPTMLISEPPIMSETAETFDSTRASGHIASEVPMSLLEPAVTIPEPAESSILEPPAMAVPEPPAMTVQEPPAMAVPEPLPMAVSEPPAMAIPEPLVVAEAEHVTIPVPVVSALEPTVPVLEPAVSVLQPAMIVSEPSVSVQESTVTISEPAVTVSEQTQVISTEMVMESPPMILESSVMSSSHVMKGMTLLSGDQNLAPEIGMQEIPLHLGEEPHEGHLKSDSYESERGISIDLNINNHLVGKEVEHNTVSAASTGSVGEIGEEKILPSDETKQCQVLGTYPGVSEADTGETLSSTGPLALEPDAVGTSKGIEFITASTLSSVNKYDVEVSLATQDTEHDMVISTSPSGGSEADIEGPLPAKDIHLDLPSSNNLVSKDTEEPLTLKESDQTSAVALSPKETSGVEKEVPLPTKEISDSVFSANIEDINEADLVRPLLPKDMERLTSLRAGIEGPLLASEVERDKSAASPVVISMTERASESSSEEKDDYEIFVKVKDTHEKSKKNKNRDKGEKEKKRDSSLRSRSKRSKSSEHKSRKRTSESRSRARKRSSKSKSHRSQTRSRSRSRRRRRSSRSRSKSRGRRSVSKEKRKRSPKHRSKSRERKRKRSSSRDNRKTARARSRTPSRRSRSHTPSRRRRSRSVGRRRSFSISPSRRSRTPSRRSRTPSRRSRTPSRRSRTPSRRSRTPSRRSRTPSRRSRTPSRRRRSRSVGRRRSFSISPVRLRRSRTPLRRRFSRSPIRRKRSRSSERGRSPKRLTDLDKAQLLEIAKANAAAMCAKAGVPLPPNLKPAPPPTIEEKVAKKSGGATIEELTEKCKQIAQSKEDDDVIVNKPHVSDEEEEEPPFYHHPFKLNEPKPIFFNLNIAAAKPTPPKSQVTLTKEFPVSSGSQHRKKEADSVYGEWVPVEKNGEENKDDDNVFSSNLPSEGRVKRQGRVRRQMKQPAASHLTVTRCNSLCGTKPQSEKHRIAENSVITTLPNIGPSLHLWEGSPRYNYLASRFASRLYSSRFWW, from the exons ATGGCGACCAACATCGAGCAGATTTTTAGGTCTTTCGTGGTCAGTAAATTCCGGGAAATTCAACAGGAACTTTCCAG TGGAAGGAACGAAGGCCAGCTGAATGGTGAAACAAATACACCTATTGAAGGAAACCCTGCGGGTGATGCAGCTGCCTCTGCCAGGAGCCTGCCAAATGAAGAAATAGTACAGAAGATAGAGGAAGTACTTTCTGGGGTCTTAGATACCGAACTACGATATAAGCCAG ACTTGAAAGAGGCCTCCAGAAAAAGTAGATGTGTATCTGTACAAACAGATCCTACTGATGAAATTCCCACTAAAAAGTCAAAGAAgcataaaaagcacaaaaacaaaaagaagaaaaagaagaaagaaaaagaaaaaaaatataaaagacagccAGAAGAATCTGAGTCAAAGCCGAAATCTCATCACGATGGGAACATAGATTTAGAATCtgattcctttttaaagtttGATTCTGAACCTTCAGCAATGGCACTGGAGCATACTACAAGAGCATTTGTCCTATCTGAGACCAGTGAATCCCCTGCAATTGTGCTAGAATCTCCTATAGTATCAATGGAGGTGTCAGAGCCGCACATCGTAGAAACTCTGAAGCCAGATGCACAAACTGCAGAACTGTCAGTTGCATCTACATCAGTAATCACAGAACAGTCTGTGACAGTAATGCTGGAACCATCCATGACAAAGATTCTGGATTCCTTTGCAGCGGCACCAGTGCCTACTCCGACAGTGGTGCTGAAGTCATCTGAGCCAGTTGTAACAATGTCGGAGTATCAGATGAAGTCTGTGCTGAAATCTTTGGAGGGCACATCTCCAGAGCCATCAAAGATCATGTTGGTAGAGCCCCCAGTAGTAAAAGTATTAGAGCCATCAGAAACCCTTGTGGTATCATCAGAGACACCTTCTGAGGTGTACCCTGAGCCAAGCACATCAACAACAATGGATTTTCCAGAGTCATCTGCAACTGAAGCGCAAAGATTGCCAGAGCAGCCCGAAGAAGTACCGTCGGAGATTGCAGATTCATCCATGACAAGACCGCAGGAGTTGATGGAGCTGCCTAAGACCACAGCGTTGGAGTTGCCGGAGTCGTCGGTGGCCTCAGCGATGGAGTTGCCGGGGCCACCTGCGACCTCCATGCCGGAGTTGCAGGGGCCCTCTGTGACTCCAGTGCTGGAGTTACCTGGGCCCTCTGCTACCCCGGTGCCAGAGTTGCCAGGGCCCCTTTCTACCCCAGTGCCTGAGTTGCCAGGGCCCCCTGCGACAGCAGTGCCCGAGTTGCTGGGGCCCTCTGTGACACCAGTGCAACAGTTGTCACAGGAATTGCCAGGGCTTCCAGCACCATCCATGGGGTTGGAGCCACCACAGGAGGTGCCAGAACCACCTGTGATGGCACAGGAGTTGCCAGGGTTGCCTGTGGTGACAGCAGCAGTAGAGTTGCCAGAGCAGCCTGCGGTAACAGTAGCAATGGAGTTGACCGAACAACCTGTGACGACGACAGAGTTGGAGCAGCCTGTGGGGATGACAACGGTGGAACATCCTGGGCATCCTGAGGTGACAACGGCAACAGGGTTGCTGGGGCAGTCTGAGGCAACGATGGTGCTGGAGTTGCCAGGACAGCCAGTGGCAACGACAGCGCTGGAGTTGCCGGGGCAGCCTTCGGTGACTGGGGTGCCAGAGTTGCCAGGGCTGCCTTCGGCAACTAGGGCACTGGAGTTGTCAGGGCAGCCTGTGGCAACTGGGGCACTAGAGTTGCCTGGGCAGCTCATGGCAACTGGGGCACTGGAGTTCTCGGGGCAGTCTGGGGCAGCTGGAGCACTGGAGCTTTTGGGGCAGCCTCTGGCAACAGGGGTGCTGGAGTTGCCAGGGCAGCCTGGGGCGCCAGAGTTGCCTGGGCAACCTGTGGCAACTGTGGCGCTGGAGATCTCTGTTCAGTCTGTGGTGACAACATCGGAGCTGTCAACGATGACCGTGTCGCAGTCCCTGGAGGTGCCCTCGACGACAGCGCTGGAATCCTATAATACGGTAGCACAGGAGCTGCCTACTACATTAGTGGGGGAGACTTCTGTAACAGTAGGAGTGGATCCCTTGATGGCCCAAGAGTCCCATATGTTAGCTTCTAACACCATGGAGACCCATATGTTAGCATCCAACACCTTGGACTCCCAAATGCTAGCGTCCAACACCATGGATTCCCAGATGCTAGCGTCCAACACCATGGACTCCCAGATGTTAGCCTCTAGCACCATGGACTCCCAGATGTTAGCAACTAGCACCATGGACTCCCAGATGTTAGCAACTAGCTCCATGGACTCCCAGATGTTAGCAACTAGCACTATGGACTCCCAGATGTTAGCAACCAGTTCCATGGACTCCCAGATGTTAGCAACCAGCTCCATGGACTCCCAGATGTTAGCAACCAGCTCCATGGACTCCCAGATGTTAGCAACCAGCTCCATGGACTCCCAGATGTTAGCAACCAGTTCCATGGACTCCCAGATGTTAGCAACCAGCACCATGGACTCCCAGATGTTAGCAACCAGCACCATGGATTCCCAGATGTTAGCGTCTGGCACTATGGACTCTCAAATGTTAGCTTCCGGCACCATGGATGCTCAGATGTTAGCGTCTGGCACCATGGATGCCCAGATGTTAGCGTCTAGTACCCAAGATTCTTCTATGCTGGGTTCAAAATCTCCTGATCCCTATAGGTTAGCTCAGGATCCTTACAGGTTAGCTCAGGATCCTTATAGGTTGGGTCATGACCCCTATAGATTAGGTCATGATGCTTACAGGTTAGGACAGGACCCCTATAGATTAGGCCATGATCCCTACAGACTAACTCCTGATCCCTATAGGATGTCACCTAGACCCTATAGGATAGCACCCAGGTCCTATAGAATAGCACCCAGGCCATACAGGTTAGCACCTAGACCCCTGATGTTAGCATCTAGACGTTCTATGATGATGTCCTATGCCGCAGAACGTTCCATGATGTCATCTTATGAACGCTCTATGATGTCTTATGAGCGGTCTATGATGTCCCCTATGGCTGAGCGCTCTATGATGTCAGCCTATGAGCGCTCTATGATGTCAGCCTATGAGCGCTCTATGATGTCTCCTATGGCCGAGCGCTCCATGATGTCAGCTTATGAACGCTCTATGATGTCAGCCTATGAGCGCTCCATGATGTCCCCAATGGCTGATCGATCGATGATGTCCATGGGTGCCGACCGGTCTATGATGTCGTCATACTCTGCTGCTGACCGGTCTATGATGTCATCGTACTCTGCAGCTGACCGATCTATGATGTCATCTTACACTGCTGATCGTTCAATGATGTCTATGGCTGCTGATTCTTATACTGATTCTTACACTGATACATACACGGAGGCATATATGGTGCCACCTTTGCCTCCTGAAGAGCCCCCAACAATGCCACCATTGCCACCTGAGGAGCCACCAATGACACCACCGTTGCCTCCTGAGGAGCCACCAGAGGGTCCAGGATTACCCACCGAGCAGTCAGAATTAACAGCTGAAAATACTTGGCCTACAGAGGTGCCATCATTACCTCCTGAAGAGTCTGTATTGCAGGCTGAACCTCCTGTGAGTCAAAGTGAGATTTCAGAGTCTTCGGCAGTGCCTGCTAATTATTCATTGTCAGCATCAGATCCTTCAGTGTTAGCAGCATCAGAGGCTGCCGTGACTGTTCCAGAACCACTGCTAGAGCCAGAATCTTCAGTTATGTCAACACCTGTAGAGTCGACGGTAGTAGCAGAAGAACATGAAATTATTCCAGAGAGACCAGTGACGTGTGTGGTGTCTGAAACTCCCATAATGTCAGCTGAACCAACTATGTTAATATCAGAGCCTCCTATTATGTCAGAGACGGCAGAAACATTTGATTCCACGAGAGCTTCAGGGCATATTGCCTCAGAGGTACCTATGTCCTTGCTGGAGCCAGCAGTAACTATTCCAGAACCAGCAGAGAGCAGCATCCTGGAGCCACCGGCTATGGCTGTCCCAGAGCCTCCAGCCATGACCGTCCAAGAGCCTCCAGCCATGGCCGTCCCAGAGCCTCTGCCTATGGCTGTCTCGGAGCCTCCTGCCATGGCCATTCCCGAGCCTCTGGTTGTGGCTGAGGCAGAGCATGTTACCATTCCTGTGCCAGTTGTTTCTGCCCTGGAGCCTACTGTGCCTGTCCTGGAACCAGCAGTGTCAGTCCTTCAACCTGCTATGATTGTTTCAGAACCATCTGTTTCTGTCCAGGAATCCACTGTGACAATTTCAGAGCCTGCTGTGACTGTCTCGGAGCAGACTCAAGTAATATCAACTGAAATGGTTATGGAGTCTCCACCAATGATACTGGAGTCTAGTGTTATGTCCTCATCACATGTTATGAAAGGAATGACTCTACTATCTGGTGATCAAAATCTTGCTCCAGAGATTGGTATGCAGGAGATTCCATTGCATTTGGGTGAAGAGCCACATGAAGGACACTTGAAAAGTGACTCTTATGAAAGTGAACGTGGAATAAGTATAGACCTTAATATAAATAATCATTTGGTTGGTAAAGAAGTGGAACATAATACAGTGTCTGCTGCTAGCACTGGTTCTGTTGGTGAAATTGGTGAAGAGAAAATTTTACCCAGCGATGAGACTAAACAATGCCAAGTATTGGGTACTTACCCTGGTGTCAGTGAAGCAGATACAGGAGAAACTCTATCTTCTACTGGTCCTCTAGCTCTGGAACCTGATGCAGTGGGAACTAGTAAGGGTATTGAATTTATCACAGCATCTACTCTCAGTTCAGTTAATAAATATGATGTTGAAGTATCTTTAGCTACTCAAGATACTGAACATGACATGGTAATTTCAACCAGCCCCAGTGGTGGTAGTGAAGCTGACATAGAAGGACCTTTGCCTGCTAAAGACATTCATCTTGATTTACCATCTAGTAATAACCTTGTTAGTAAGGATACAGAAGAACCATTAACTCTAAAAGAGAGTGACCAGACATCTGCAGTAGCTCTCAGCCCTAAAGAAACAAGTGGAGTTGAAAAAGAAGTACCTCTCCCTACTAAAGAGATATCTGATTCAGTATTTTCTGCCAACATTGAGGATATTAATGAAGCAGATTTAGTAAGACCATTACTTCCTAAGGACATGGAACGTCTTACAAGCCTTAGAGCTGGTATTGAAGGACCTTTGCTAGCAAGTGAAGTTGAACGTGACAAATCTGCTGCCAGTCCAGTTGTAATTAGTATGACAGAAAGAGCTTCAGAGTCTTCTTCAGAGGAAAAAGATGattatgaaatatttgtaaaagttaAGGACACacatgaaaaaagcaagaaaaataaaaaccgtGACAAaggtgagaaagagaagaaaagagactcTTCATTAAGATCTCGAAGTAAGCGTTCCAAGTCTTCTGAACACAAATCACGCAAGCGAACCAGTGAATCTCGTTCTAGGGCAAGGAAGAGATCCTCTAAGTCCAAGTCTCATCGCTCTCAAACACGTTCACGGTCACGTTCAAGACgtaggaggaggagcagcaggtcAAGATCAAAGTCTAGAGGAAGACGATCTGTATCAAAAGAGAAGCGCAAAAGATCTCCAAAGCACAGATCCAAGTCtcgggaaagaaaaagaaaaagatcaagtTCCAGGGATAACCGGAAAACAGCTAGAGCTCGAAGTCGTACCCCAAGTCGTCGGAGTCGGAGTCACACTCCGAGTCGTCGAAGAAGGTCTAGATCTGTGGGTAGAAGAAGGAGCTTTAGCATTTCCCCCAGCCGCCGGAGCCGCACCCCTAGCCGCAGGAGCCGCACCCCTAGCCGCAGGAGCCGCACCCCCAGCCGCAGGAGCCGCACCCCGAGCCGCCGAAGCCGAACCCCCAGCCGCCGAAGCCGCACCCCAAGCCGCAGGAGCAGAACCCCCAGCCGTCGAAGAAGATCAAGGTCTGTGGGAAGACGACGAAGCTTCAGTATATCCCCTGTCAGATTGAGGCGATCAAGAACACCCTTGAGAAGAAGGTTCAGTAGATCTCCTATCCGTCGTAAAAGATCTAGGTCTTCTGAAAGAGGCAGATCACCCAAACGTCTGACAGATTTGG ATAAGGCTCAATTACTTGAAATAGCCAAAGCTAATGCAGCTGCCATGTGTGCTAAGGCTGGTGTTCCTTTACCGCCAAACCTAAAGCCTGCACCTCCACCTACAATAGAAGAGAAAGTTGCTAAAAAGTCAGGAGGAGCTACTATAGAAGAACTAACTGAG aaatgcaaacagaTCGCACAGAGTAAAGAAGATGATGATGTAATAGTGAATAAACCTCATGTTTcggatgaagaggaagaagaacctCCTTTTTATCATCATCCCTTTAAACTCAATGAACCCAAACCCATTTTTTTCAATCTGAAT atTGCTGCAGCAAAGCCAACTCCACCAAAAAGCCAGGTAACATTAACAAAAGAATTTCCCGTGTCATCTGGATCTCAACATCGGAAAAAAGAAGCTGACAGTGTTTATGGAGAGTGGGTTCCTGtagaaaaaaatggtgaagaaaacaaagatgatgATAATGTTTTCAGCAGCAATTTGCCCTCAGAG GGCCGGGTTAAACGGCAGGGCCGGGTTAGACGACAGATGAAACAACCCGCAGCTTCTCATTTGACAGTAACTCGATGCAATTCACTTTGTGGAACCAAGCCACAAAGTGAAAAGCATCGAATTGCAGAGAACAGTGTTATCACAACCCTACCCAACATTGGGCCCTCCTTGCACTTGTGGGAAGGTAGCCCAAGGTACAACTATTTAGCTTCCCGTTTTGCTTCAAGGCTCTATAGCTCTAGATTTTGGTGGTAG